The sequence CTTTGTACTGAGCAATTCAGTAACAGTATGACATACAGCTTTAGtgattaaaatagttttcagGCTTACCGATAACACGTCAGTGTTGGTAGGTCGTGATGCTGTCCACGTATAATTGTCTATGATGCActgcatttgaatttgaattatgttccttttacttttgatgtgcggtgtcattctaaaatatattttctcataTACAAGTAAACACAATGTTTCaagtatttttacgttttaattaattgctataGCCACTAGTCCACCCTATTAGACAGCAACCAATTGCCCTTGCCCCGTATGGGTAGGGAGCATCTTCCCGTGCAATAGGTTTTCCCCGAGGCTTGTTCCGTGCCCAATACGGATGCACGACGACCCGTTCTTCTCCAGTAACTTGATGATTGAAGATTAGTCTCTTATGACGTATATAAGTTCATCAAGATAGTCCTTGACAACGAAACGAAATGTGTGAAAGTTGCACTGCTAGCATATTTAGCATCTGAGGTAATTGATGCAATTCTGTTCTGGAAGGTCGAGTCGTAAGGCCGGTTTCAATATTTCCAAATAAGTATGCACCGAAAACGTCTTTCACGATTACCCataagacacagcccacttagtttctcgttGGATTGTcttagtaggtcgcgattccgaccctgtggtagattcagctTTCACTACTCTTTTTACGGCAGATGTCAACAATATTTCTCAGTCTGAGCCCCACGAGCACGCCCAGCACCCCTCGAGGTTAGGGataagtaagtaaaaaaaacatgacttaaGAATAATATCCaatgatataaaaaatagaCGGCATATAGCCTGGATATATCCAGCAGTGTATCTTTTTTACGTGCTCGCATTGCTAACAGCGCCCATCAATGGAGGAGCATCGCTCTACGTCTGACTGCCCTGGAAGCGAGTAACGATGACGAAACGCAATCCTGTCCATCGACAGCCACGACTACGCCAAAGAATCTTTTCAGTTATGTACCTGAtgacaaaaaacaaaaagtatttgttaaatacgtaactAGTGGTATGTGCGTACTAAGCGGGTGATTGCCaagtttttttagattttttttattgcttagatgggtggacgagctcacagcccacctggtgttgagtggttactggagcccatagatatctataacgtaaatgcgccacccaccttgagatataaattctaaggtctcaagtacagttacaacggctgccccacccttcaaaccgaaacgcattactgcttcacggcagaaataggcagggcggcggtacctacccgtgcggtctcacaagaggtcctaccaccagtaatccaccTATTTTTCCGCAGAACGGTTATGCGTTTACCAATCTCCTGGTGCtcgttatttttaaaacacggATTGAAGGGTCTAATTAATTAAGGTAATCAAAGAATTCTTTCCATAATTCATCCAAAAATTGCCAAATATAGTAGGAAGGAGGAACTAGGTGAGTACGAGTAGTCTTCGATTAAAATGGTCTCGACCTTCAGACATTATGAGGACGACTGAAGGAAGCAAGAAGTAGTCTTCGAGTAAAATAACCTGAGCGACAACCAGGATTGTTTAGACGAATTTACTCTGAAAAGACGATAACATAACAACAAAGGTCCTTTTGTCGTAATACTCACTAagcgcttttttttatatttaaaaataactgtttatactattattttcttaaaatcgCTTTAGTTATCTGAAAAAAGCTTTCCTcagtattttttaatacaaatttattaaatgccTAGTTTCTTTTACGGATACAAATCACTCATTATCATCGGGttccaaattaggattctctgCAATATGGGAACCGTACATTGACACACATACAccaattaaatatatagatattaaaagcCCAGACACAGAGCAAACAAATCCGTTCGTCACACAGTATATTCAAAAGTTCTGGCATAAAGAACCGCTGTGTTAGCCGCGTAGACCAGATATTTGTTGtaacaataaattattgttttattgccttCGAGAACGAAACGCATTTTACAGCTTAAACATTGAAAGAATGTCTTTACGAAATGtatgataatttattttgtttctattttttaacTCGAGCTTCAAGATAGAAGCTTTCGTTTGTTTCGGAACGTGTGATTGATTAACTATGACAAATATTTGTTAAGCACGACGAAAATGGTTCTCTCGATAACTCACTGTTATGATTGAACttctaaatttatttgatttttatgttGCACgttcctttttttatgattttaggattactggtggcccggaggcctttccagtttcaccaggacaggtgggcaagcaaaggctcagccaggaggggtgtgatttgctaacagccaccgagcgcctccgaaggagacctaacaactcaagagcagctgcttcgcgaatgaatctactgccggatcggaattgcgacccgctgagaagatccggcgagaaactcagcgagctgattcatgggttaggttgcacggcgaactctttgtcgagttcgacgagtacggttaccggggtccctaagcctgctcctagtgttagagctgaagacatctaatgcaaaggttattggaactgatggatccgtaaggacgtgtctagggcatcgacggtgactggctctgCACGTTCCTGTAGTATTAGGCATAATATTAAACGatgtcgacgcttgaaaggcaaacgtgactaagcgacaatgcgtgaactttacagtagactaatttaaagttgatattaatttaaaatatacctgagaaatacatgaaaaaaaatctattttaacgaatctagctgtaggattgaaatgattttaatagacctagaaatataaatttttgggcgcatcgaatatggttattgcctatcatttatgtacaaagcagttattgtcgcttagtcacgtttgcctttcaagcgtcgatgtgCAATATCGGCGTATTGCATACTATTAAAAGTCAGCCGATTAATGTGTTTCGTGGTCTCGTAGGAACATTTCTGTTGGCCGGCTTACTTTAGTTTAGCAGTTGTAAAAACAATGTTAGTTTCAGTTcaatcaatagataaataattgtGTCTTTAACTTTACGAAATCTTAGCCcgtgaataataaaattaaatgaaatattgaactttcgttaattaaaaaatatctatcCACCAATATCGTGCCAACACGAAAATACATTTTGAGAACGTTAACGTGGTTATAAAACATGCGTGTGACACACAGTCGTTGGAGTACCGGTGCATTAATAATTTCAGAATCAGCGGGTGATTCACGCGAGTAGGATGCGAGGGACATGAAGAAAAGGGGAGGGGCGGGGACGCGGAAAACACTCGGCCCACTTCGCTCAGGTACGAATATAACCGAATAATTTCCCCACCTGCGACCGAGCGCTCTGGAAAACGGGACAAGTACACTCGTGCGCACAATCGTTTCAAGATGTTTTAAATTatccaaaaaaacattttctattataattaataagaaCATTATCGTGTccagattatttttttcaaatctatTTCTGAACTGGCTTTAGTTTCaaatacgcaataaaaaattataagaacCAATAAACACTAAATACTAAATCGTAGCTTTCTTATTTATTGGCAGAATTGGATAGATTAGTTTATGTTCTACCACTGTTAACTTTATACCGAAGCTTACAGATTTAGCAACTGGTGCGGCAGATACCAACGTTAGCTTGAAATCTTAGTTTATCAGACTAACCTATCCTAAAATCACGCATGATCATTTTACGATCGAAATGGGTAGAACGCGGCATGCGCGCTCATAAAATATCCTACCAATGGTTTGGAACAGAGGAATGTTTATTTAGGCACTATATTAAACTCATTATACTATGATAGCGTGTTGGGAATTTTACTGTATATCTAAaagattttattctattattcgtattacttaaatttataaaaatgtagGTATTAAGAAAATTCATCAAATGAAATCAAGGCAAGACGCTGTCTAACGTTGAAAGCTCTCCGGAAACcccgtttgaaaaaaaaatcataaaattatttataataatagtaattgtAACAGATAGTACACAGTCAGTTAAAATATTCCATGATTAATAACGTTGTTCAATAGGACGTATTCGAAAATATCTTGACATTTTACTTAGTGCTTGACACAACCAGGATATTTCAACTGatttattactaaaatatattagcataaaaataccgtttgtttgtttttttaagtattaaaatcatatttacaCCTTACCGCtgataaacaattcatttatttttgtttcgagTATATcgagaaaaaaatttttttcctcAATGAACCAGTTTTTTCAGTTGTCTACCACCATTGGTAACACGACCTTTTAGCCACCCATAGATATTCtaataatacttaatattttttttgtaaaaaattttggaaactgtaatttgCTATGTGTACATAGGTATATGTATAAGATAAACAGTGTACTTTTTAAAAAGTCCtactagttttttttgtattgcacaAGATAGGTAAACAATCTCACTCAGTCCACGTATCTTTCAGTAGTTCCCGGAGCTCATGGATGTCACAACTTTAATGCTCTTATAGgctttgagacgtgaggtcgctGTCTCGATTTTGTCATTTATAGGTAATATTACAGTTCAGCCTGAGCGCAGGCAGGATGCTGCACTTGGGTTATAAATTTGAGGGTTAAATTTTGTCACAAggtaatatttttgaaaataaaaaaacaaatgtactCGCATTTTTCGGATGAAGTGTACAGCATCCAGATTTTGAATTGCACATGCTTTTATAATTAACATATCTTGTTTTTATTGGCTCTGGACGAGCTGGGTTAAAGTGGCACTGGCACATCAACGGGTTCTCGACTTAAAACATGTGAGAACGATTTCCAGAAAATCTTTCAAGACGTTTACGAGTTCCAATTCGAAACATGCCACCGACGCGAAAAGGACATTCAGAAACATCCAATAATTTTAGCGGATAGCGTAtgaaaatcatcatcatcagcctttatctgtccactgctggacataggtcttccccaatgccttccacaaaATGCGGTCCtgcgccttccgcatccaacgactattcgccgtgcgcactaagtcgtccgTCCACGGTAGATAGAAAAACAATACTCATTGCGTGTCTGTTTTTGTATTTGccgaagaaaaacaatattccgGCCAGAATGATAGCAAGTGGTGCCGCTACTTATAAACACTGGCAATGTCAGGGGGCACAATTTGATTTTGACGTTCCAGAGATAATGAAAATACTAGTCTACGATGTAAACTGGAatactttctttatttttatcgaaacaagaaaatccaactaaagtTAGAGTGCTTCTTCGAACAAGGTATAAAAAAGTGATGGCGGGCAGCCGCTTGTCTAAGTTCCTGTCATTACCAACGTTTCTGATTAATGCTAAAGATTCACATTCGGTTAGACCGTAAATTCGTGTCTACGTATGAAGAATTTAAACGAATAAAAACACAATTATCTTTAGTTCTTATTAGACCAGATTTATATCTTGGTTTCGAAGGCAGCCTAGTCAACTGCCCTCCTAATAGTTACCATCGCCCTTGGACACTGGCAATGTCAGGGGTACAGTCAAGTCGAAGCTGATTGAAGCAGGACATCTCAAACTCATGTTGCATCATCTCGCACAAATACTTTTGGTTATTTATCAGAAGACACATGTGCAATCCAGTGCCCAGTCGCCACAACTTCTACACAGACATCTTTACACAAAACTGTATTCCTCCCTACTATGTAGTCCCCTACTCTTCCTTTAAATACAGGACGTGCTGCAAGCCTTCAAGGAGCAGTATCATCTTTCTGCCCATTTCTAACTCAGAGCTTTTAGACGTCCCTGTTTGAGAGGCGGGATAGTAGTTGTTACTGTAGTCTGTAGTCTCAACAGGCATTACCATTTAATGTCAAGTATGAGCTGACCTATCCATCAAATGACAATTATTGAACCTTTGAAACATAGGTATACTAATgggtttttagttttagtttttcttcagttttagttttaattattcttcATTTGAGTTTTGTACTAAAATAGGAGGGACAAaaccaattttaatattaatgctgAACAATGGGTAATTAAGGATTCGCAATTGAGAACGGAAACCGCTCAGCGTAGAGGTCTACGAAGTGCTACGGACACATCACTTGTACTTAGCAACTTGAAAGTGCCTACTCGAGTCATACGGAACCAACAAAGTCTACGTGTCTATGTGTTAATCATGTAACTCAGTAAAAACGTACGGCCCTGTCAGTCTATTCAATTACACTGGACATGTCTGGCTCCAGCGATCATGAACTAGATGTAACAGACATAATTCAATATTCAAGCAAACAATATTTTGAGATATTCAAAAACATGTTCTGGTCGGATGATATAACGATAAAATTAGATTAATTCATGTTTGTAAACATAAAGAAGTCAACTCGGGAGGATTAGTTCAAAGAGTTAGTAGAAGTTCATTGTTAAGTTCAGTCGGTTGGCGGCACCGACATCGGGTGCGCTGTGCCAGGGACCGACAGGAATCCACCAGGAAGTAACTGGACCAGGGCGCTATACTGGGTTCTGCCTTGGCGCCATTCGTTAGACCCTACACTACTAAGGGTTTCGCCAAATTTTTggtcaaaacaaataaaagagcGGCGCGGTGTTAAGACGGGCGTGTCTATAAAAGGTTGAGAGGGGGGTGCGCGGGGGTGGTAACACGATCCGCGAGCTCCAGGCAAGCGGCCGCCCTGGAGAGGGGAGCGCGAGGGGGCATCAGCGCGCGCGCCGCCCGCTCCCGCTCTCACTAGTCGAACGGTGCCCGACCGGTAACGTAGCGCCGACTGCCGACCGAGACACGAACACCGAACATGTCTGCCATGGCGAAGACTTCCAAGTACACCTACCGCAGCAGCGGCGGGGGCACCACCGACGTTAACATCGAGTACTCCGCCGACCTGAGTGCTCTCTCCAGGCTGGAGGTACCGGCCCTAAAACCGTTCAGTGCAGTGCTTGTGAAGTGTTTACGGACCCATCATAGAGTTATGTTGTATTTTTCAGGACAAGATTCGTCTCATCCAAGATGATCTGGAATCCGAAAGAGAGCTGCGTCAGAGGGTAAGCCGAGCGTGCGAAACGTGATATGTGCGTCGCAGCGACCAAACAGGGCGCGCACGCACCCGCCCCGCCCACATCGGTTACTCGCACACCACTATTAATACCGCCCGCCCTCCAACTTTTTGCACCCTTGTGCACTTTTACTTCCTTCATTTTAAATATACTCATTATTGTCATTAATTGTCCTTCATAGGATTTGCTATTAAAATTTCACATTAGATTTTTTAATCTTAATCATAATCAGATAACTTAATTATGCTCACCTAAAACTATACAGGTAAATAAATAGACCttataattaaaagtaacaTTCATGTCCACCCGCTTACTCGTCATACGTTGTGTAACATCTCAAAGAGATATTACATGAACTGTAAAAGTAGCTATCCCTTAAGCGCTTTGAGTAATTGAACAAACTAACATCGGTGTTGATGCATCATAAAGTTCAATATCATCGATAAAATAATCCGCTATAATGGAGTGGGGTTCAACGAAAGCGTTCGATAGAGATTAGCATGTTCTATTTTAGTACCTATGCTGCATGCGACCAGGTAGTGTGAGCCGTGCGCCGTCGGACGGGTCGATTCGTCGACTCGTGGATCGCGCGCTACACCACTGCGATATATTTAGACATCTAGCGAAAGCATTCTCTCAAATCTCAACTTCTCGCTCTCAGGTCTCACTTTTGAAACTGGGCCAAATGATGCTCGTTCCCGTTGAGAATGCcacaatattgaaatatataataatagccCGCGGTATGAGTGGCGAAAATATCCGAGTTAGTCAGAGCCGCCGTGAGACATGAAACGATTCTTATTTTAGACTTGTACAATGCTAAAATACGCGAAGGACGTTTTAATTCGTAATCGTTTGCATGcatcgtgaagcaataatgacGTTTTAGGGtcgaaataacaattaatttacaaCAATTATATTAAGGGATTGAACAACTTCACAAAACGGGTGCATGCAGGTGAAAATACAACTAAACACATTTATTGAAGATATTAACGGTCTTGATCTGTTGTAGATTGTTACAGAATCGAATTATTAATTGACAATTCCAGATTGAAAGAGAGAAGGCAGATTTGAGCGTGCAAGTGATTCAACTGTCTGAGAGGCTTGAGGAAGCTGAAGGCGGAGCCGAGAGCCAGGTACTCTTTTCCTATTCGATAAATTCTAGAATTTATTGTCATACACAATGATTAAACGAATGATCTAACGAAAAATATTTCTGAAACTTTAATTTCTATGCATGCTTAGTTTTATCCAAGGTTAAAACCAGAACAGAATTTAGATGTTCATTAAAACAAACTtcaaattttaacttttaatttttttttgtattaataaatacaacgtttatttttttattatactatattatttctattcttTCTTGTGGAAAACAAAcgttttttaaacttaaacgttttttttttaaatattatctactctattgttttctgttttgcaaaataaaaagtaagTGTTCACATTCCTTTTGACTTTGGGACTACTTTATAATTGTAATACGCGGCTTTCAGTTCGAGATCAACAGAAAGCGTGACACCGAACTCCTCAAGCTACGCAAACTACTGGAAGATGTCCATTTGGAGTCAGAAGAGACCGCCCATCTGCTCAAGAAGAAGAACCAAGAGATCGTAATCGACTTCCAGGAACAAATCGACCAGCTTACCAAAACTAAAGCCAGGTGAGCAGACACCCCAGTAATCGTGAACGTAATTCTTGCTATCTTCACTAACAGAATTCTGTGTCATTCATTCTTTAGACCTAAGATCTGCCATGCGAACGTTGCGAATAGCTTTGCGTCTCTAAAACTCCTATGTATCAATAATTAGTGATGTAATTAGTGGATTTTCTTCATCACACTTTTTTCGGATGTTTTAATTACGTGTGATGTAACGGCGCCAAATTTTCCTTGTCCTCAGGGCTGAGAAGGAGAAGTCCAAGTTCCAAGCTGAAGTTTACGAGCTGTTGGCCCAAGTCGAGAACGTGACCAAGGAGAAGATCACCATCTCCAAGACATGCGAGAGGCTCGAGATCACCATCAGCGAACTCCACATCAAAATCGAGGAACTGAACCGCACCATTGTGGACATCACTTCCCACAAGCAGCGTCTGTCCCAAGAGAACATCGAGCTCGTTAAGGAAGTTCAGGACCTCAAGGTGAATTCACTAAATCATTTATTTGCTTGTTACATAATCTCTCAAACGAAGCCAAACATTCTTATCGTGTTCTTATACATATTAAAGGATCTTGCTTAAAATTTCAGGTCAACATTGAGAACGTAGTTTACCTGAAGAGTCAGATCGCCAGTCAACTCGAAGACTCACGCCGCAGGCTTGAGGATGAGGAGAGAAGGCGCTCTCTGCTTGAGGCCAGCCTGCACCAGGTAACCTTGAAAACTACACAAATATGTTTATCTTAAATTTAGTCACATAAGCCAATAATGTTTTATTCTTCTTATGTTTGTTACTTGTAGGTTGAGATCGATTTGGAATCCGTTCGCGTCCAACTGGAAGAGGAGTCCGAAGCTCGTCTGGACCTCGAACGTCAGCTGGTCAAGGCTAACGGTGAGATCGGACACTGGCGCTCCAAGTTTGAGGCAGAGGCTGCTGCCAGGGCTGAGGAAATCGAGGAAATCCGTCGCAAGTACTCCATCCGCATCCAGGAACAGGAGGAGCAAATCGAGACCCTCATCGCGAAAATCAACAACGTTGAAAAACAGAAGTCTCGTCTGCAGAGCGAGGTAACAAGCTTATCCACTAAATTAACGTaatgttttttgaaaatattgtgcataatttttaaacttattaagTAACAAGCCGTaggtactcgcccgcttcgctgggaatttaaagttaacattattatttattgtcattattattagggagtccaacactcatataaatattagcatatccattaagtacatgtattttctacatgtataccaagtttcaagtcaatcggatgcatggttcagtagttacaacggaacatccgttaaaaccactgtagatttatattttagtactagctaacccggcagacttcgtagtgcctcaatcgataaataaaatacctaaacttttatataaaataaacttaaaacaaacaaaaggaatccgtccgatgagGGACActtaaaaggaaaaacaaaattgttatttttatttaattccaagcattttcatatttatttaccttttaaaccttctctggacttccacaaataattcaagaccaaaattagccaaatcggtccagccgttctcgagttttagcgagactaacgaacagcaattcatttttatatatatagatagaagatggATTTGTCATTTTCAAACGTCTATCGTTTTTATGTAGATAATTTGAAATGCTAAAACAAAACAGGTCGAAGTCCTCATCATCGACTTGGAGAAGGCAAACGGTACTGCTCGGGAGCTTCAGAAGAGGACCGAGCAGCTGGAGCGCGTCAACATCGAGATCAAGTCCCGTCTCGAGGAGACCGTGCAGTTGTACGAGCAAACCCAGCGCGACCTGCGCAACAAACAAACAGAACTCCAGCGCGTCTCCCACGAACTCGACAAGACCCGCGAACAGAAAGACGCCCTCGCCCGCGAAAACAAGAAAATGGGTGGTAAGTTGACGTTCCGATTCAGATACACACATCAAACCCATCTtcatttgttttcattattccTGTGCAGTCGAAATTTTGACATTTCATAAAGTAGCATAATGAAATCGTTTCGACTACTGCTAAAATTATTtagcaaatattatatatatataaaattatttacccGGCTTTCGAGATAGCTATAATTAGCTAACTCGAAAGCCGGGTAATCACGATACATCACTATGGCACTACCATTGACAGAATGTTGCAACATTCCTTAGACGTATAAGACCTGCTATGCGAACGTTATGCGAAGAGCTGTGCGTTACTACAACTACTGTGTttaatcatttaaattttttaatcattatttttaggattgtttttaatcattttCTGAGAAAGGAGGTTCATTTCAGTACAAGTGATAGTTTTCTTTTTGCCTATACAGGCAGGTGGACAACTTATTGTCATTGTTTCAATTAACGCTGCACTGAAATTTAACTttgaagttttgttttaattctacTCAATTCACACGTTTTGTGATAttatgtaatttgtaatttgtgtaAAATGACTCAGCACAGTAAGTTTGTACATCTATCATGAATTTACCGTTTGAAAAATACCCATTTGTGATACtcatgtacatatgtacatacgctAAAGTCGACCAATATTAATTTCCTGAGTAAAAGTGTATTATAACAACATTCTTTTGGTATGATAATTTGTgttgtatatataaattaaacctTATTACATACTGTAATACGGAGTGAAtcaattctttattttttgcgTCATTTTGACATCTGATATTTTTGTCCAGCGGTTTGGTCCTTATCTCCAAGGTTATTTTCGTCCGAATCATCGTTGACAATCAGTTCTCCAGGACTCGCGGGCTATTGGACTAGCACGAAAGAACTTTTGTGTTAAATTTATCTCATTCAAAGCGAAGACTTTAGGAATATGAAATATGCGTCACCAGAATCTACAAATGTCTATAATTCTTCCACGGTCCAGGACTCTGCGTTgtacaacaaaataaacaagTATACCAAAATTCGAATTAtctacgttttgaagggggggtaaaaatcatgttcaaagagattccgttacaaacatacaatacgtctgaagctaataaaagcgtattaaaaagcgaGGTTTGTTGCTGAAATGAATTATTGACACATTCATTTGTGACACAGATGACTTGCATGATGCTCGCGCGAACATCACCGAGTTGAACCGCCGTCTCCACGAGCTCGAAATCGAGTTGCGCCGTCTTGAGAACGAGCGAGAGGAACTCACTGCCGCCTACAAGGAGGCCGAAGCTGTACGTATAaactgtatctatatattaatgcgactaaaaaagggtgcgtgtacttatgtacgcgcgtaagaaggtataccttatttttattaaatttatttcttcttttttttatttaacttttaatcaatttgaaaaaaaatcgattaaacaacatcctcaaacacgcatattggacatccctattcttgacatcgtataaattcggtaattctcggtacggttcggaaatttcacctgcggctatattcagtcggtcgtattgtaatgagcgatttagtgggcaacttcattct is a genomic window of Bombyx mori chromosome 1, ASM3026992v2 containing:
- the LOC100174848 gene encoding paramyosin (The RefSeq protein has 1 substitution compared to this genomic sequence), with translation MSAMAKTSKYTYRSSGGGTTDVNIEYSADLSALSRLEDKIRLIQDDLESERELRQRIEREKADLSVQVIQLSERLEEAEGGAESQFEINRKRDTELLKLRKLLEDVQLESEETAHLLKKKNQEIVIDFQEQIDQLTKTKARAEKEKSKFQAEVYELLAQVENVTKEKITISKTCERLEITISELHIKIEELNRTIVDITSHKQRLSQENIELVKEVQDLKVNIENVVYLKSQIASQLEDSRRRLEDEERRRSLLEASLHQVEIDLESVRVQLEEESEARLDLERQLVKANGEIGHWRSKFEAEAAARAEEIEEIRRKYSIRIQEQEEQIETLIAKINNVEKQKSRLQSEVEVLIIDLEKANGTARELQKRTEQLERVNIEIKSRLEETVQLYEQTQRDLRNKQTELQRVSHELDKTREQKDALARENKKMGDDLHDARANITELNRRLHELEIELRRLENEREELTAAYKEAEAGRKAEEQRSQRLTAEFGQFRHEAERRLQEKEEEIEAIRKQTSIEIEQLNARVVEAETKLKSEVTRIKKKLQIQITELELSLDVANKTNIDLQKTIKKQSLQLTEIQTHYDEVQRQLQVTLDQYGVAQRRIQSLTGEVEEIRGNYEQALRVKRSVEQQYEESQTRVNELTVINVNLSSSKAKIEQELAIVAADYDEITKELRIADERYQRVQTELKHTVEHLHEEQERIVKIEAVKKSLEIEVKNISVRLEEVEANAIVGGKRIISKLEARIKDMELELDEEKRRHAETIKILRKKERQLKEVIIQCEEDQKNISLLQDSLEKTSQKVSIYKRQLAEQEGMSQQSVTRVRRFQRELEAAEDRADVAESNLSLIRAKHRTFVTTSTVPGSQVYLVQESRALSSERL
- the LOC100174848 gene encoding paramyosin isoform X1, with product MSAMAKTSKYTYRSSGGGTTDVNIEYSADLSALSRLEDKIRLIQDDLESERELRQRIEREKADLSVQVIQLSERLEEAEGGAESQFEINRKRDTELLKLRKLLEDVHLESEETAHLLKKKNQEIVIDFQEQIDQLTKTKARAEKEKSKFQAEVYELLAQVENVTKEKITISKTCERLEITISELHIKIEELNRTIVDITSHKQRLSQENIELVKEVQDLKVNIENVVYLKSQIASQLEDSRRRLEDEERRRSLLEASLHQVEIDLESVRVQLEEESEARLDLERQLVKANGEIGHWRSKFEAEAAARAEEIEEIRRKYSIRIQEQEEQIETLIAKINNVEKQKSRLQSEVEVLIIDLEKANGTARELQKRTEQLERVNIEIKSRLEETVQLYEQTQRDLRNKQTELQRVSHELDKTREQKDALARENKKMGDDLHDARANITELNRRLHELEIELRRLENEREELTAAYKEAEAGRKAEEQRSQRLTAEFGQFRHEAERRLQEKEEEIEAIRKQTSIEIEQLNARVVEAETKLKSEVTRIKKKLQIQITELELSLDVANKTNIDLQKTIKKQSLQLTEIQTHYDEVQRQLQVTLDQYGVAQRRIQSLTGEVEEIRGNYEQALRVKRSVEQQYEESQTRVNELTVINVNLSSSKAKIEQELAIVAADYDEITKELRIADERYQRVQTELKHTVEHLHEEQERIVKIEAVKKSLEIEVKNISVRLEEVEANAIVGGKRIISKLEARIKDMELELDEEKRRHAETIKILRKKERQLKEVIIQCEEDQKNISLLQDSLEKTSQKVSIYKRQLAEQEGMSQQSVTRVRRFQRELEAAEDRADVAESNLSLIRAKHRTFVTTSTVPGSQVYLVQESRALSSERL